In Leptolyngbya sp. O-77, the genomic window GTCTGATAGTCCTGGCTCTGGCGCGATCGCAGGTTGACGGGCAGGTATCCAGTGGCGATCGCCCACTCGGTCTGAAACGCCTCACTCAGCACATATTCGCCAAAGACCAGCGCAGCCTGCTCGCGCGTCGGGGTGGAGTGGAAGAAAAACAGATTTTCGCCGCCCGTGCTGGTGGCGGGCCGCAGGCCGGCCGGAATCGGCATCACGCCAAACTCTGCACCCACCTGTCGAAGCTGCCCCAGGGTCCACGGCCCAGTGAGCTGCATGGCCACCCTGCCTGCCAGAAATGCGTCTAGCTCATAGCCCCGCTCTGGCTGCGAAAGAATCGCGGAGCCATCGTTTACCAGGTCTTGCCACAACTGCAACGCGGCGATCGCCCCCGGTGAAGCCACCTGCACTGCCCCCCGTTCTGCCACGATTTCTCCACCGCCGCCCCAGAGAAACGGCAGCCACATAAATACCGTCCATTCGCCCTTGCCCAGCGGCAGCAAGAGGCCGTGCTGATTTTTTTCGGGAATCGTCAGCGCCTTTGCCACCTGGCGAAACGCATCCCAAGTCTGGGGCAAATCGTGAATGCCCGCTGCCGCAAACAGGCTCGGTCGATAAAACACACCGACGTTATTTGTGCCAAAGGGAATCGACCAGGTTCGCCCTTCCCACTGCATTGACTCGCGCAGCGCTGAGTCAATCTCGGCGGCGACGGGGGCGGTGGAAAGCCAGTCATCGAGCGATCGCAGTGCCCCCAGTTCCACCAGTTGCCCCGTAATCATCGGCGCATACCACAGCATATCCGGGGCTGCATCGCCCACCACCGCCGCCAGAATCTTGGGGATTTGCTGGTCGCCCTGCCCTACATATAGCGCCTCCACCTGAATCTGCGGATGGGTTTCGTTAAACCGCTCCACCAATTGCTGCAACACATCCCGATTGGCGGGCGGATTCACCCCGTGCCACAGCGTCAGATGCGTTATGCCATCGGTCGCCGCCGCAGGCTGGCAACCTGGCAGCAACAGGAGGCAGGTGAGCAGAAAGGCGAGGAGGCGCATGGGGAAGAGGGAAGAGGGAAGAGGGAAAAAGGAAGAGGGAAGAAGGAAGAGGGAAGAAGGAAGAGAGAAGGTGATTCGGCTGTTTATGGGGTGCTGCTTAACCCTCTATTGCTCTCACACTCCGTTACTCAGTTGCTTTCCCGGACTGCCGAAAGGGTAAATCTGCATTGATTGCCTCAATCTCCTGCTGTTCTAGCTCGTTGACTTCCTGGATGTAGTGATTCAGGATTTTCGACAGGCGCGGTTCATAGAAGCGGTGCAGGGAGTGGTTTGGCGTGGCGGGGAAGCCGCGACGCTTTTTGTGGCGGCCGCCTGCGCCGGGGTCGAAGGTCTGGATGTTGTGGGCGATCGCCCATTCGATCGGCGTATAGTAGCAGGTGTCGAAGTGCAGGTTCTCAATCTCTTGCAGCGACCCCCAATAGCGCCCGTATAGCTGATCCCCTTTGGTAAAGCAAAGCGACATGCCAACGGGGTGCTGCGGGTCTTGCTCGGCATAGGCCGCAACCATCACCGTGCGGTGGCGATAGGTGGGATGAAGCTGCTCAAAAAACTGGCGCGTCAGATACTTGCTGCCCCACCAGCCAAACTTGTCGCAGGTGTCGCTGTAGAAGCGATACATCAGGCTGTATAAAGCCTTGGGGATGTCGTCTCCGGTGTGAACCCGCATCGTTAGTCCGGCGGCAGCGACGGCTTTGCGCTCGCGCTTGATGTTGCGGCGCTGGTTAGCGTTGAAGCTGCCGAGATAGTCGTCAAAGGTCTGGAAGCCGTGGTTTTGCCAGATATAGCTGTGGTGCAGCCAGGGGCGGAAGCCGTGCGG contains:
- a CDS encoding GNAT family N-acetyltransferase gives rise to the protein MKPALRPPALNAPNPKSKNPKSKMPEQTRPRLTVNWIQAIAEVPQAAWDELALPLKTPFLEWDWLHNLESSGSATAKAGWLPNHLTLWRDRTLIAAAPMYLKGHSYGEFVFDHQWAELAQRLRIAYYPKLLGMSPFTPAEGYRFLIAPGEDEAELTALMVGAIDQFCLSNNISGCHFLYAAPTWRPMIEPHGFRPWLHHSYIWQNHGFQTFDDYLGSFNANQRRNIKRERKAVAAAGLTMRVHTGDDIPKALYSLMYRFYSDTCDKFGWWGSKYLTRQFFEQLHPTYRHRTVMVAAYAEQDPQHPVGMSLCFTKGDQLYGRYWGSLQEIENLHFDTCYYTPIEWAIAHNIQTFDPGAGGRHKKRRGFPATPNHSLHRFYEPRLSKILNHYIQEVNELEQQEIEAINADLPFRQSGKATE
- a CDS encoding ABC transporter substrate-binding protein, translated to MRLLAFLLTCLLLLPGCQPAAATDGITHLTLWHGVNPPANRDVLQQLVERFNETHPQIQVEALYVGQGDQQIPKILAAVVGDAAPDMLWYAPMITGQLVELGALRSLDDWLSTAPVAAEIDSALRESMQWEGRTWSIPFGTNNVGVFYRPSLFAAAGIHDLPQTWDAFRQVAKALTIPEKNQHGLLLPLGKGEWTVFMWLPFLWGGGGEIVAERGAVQVASPGAIAALQLWQDLVNDGSAILSQPERGYELDAFLAGRVAMQLTGPWTLGQLRQVGAEFGVMPIPAGLRPATSTGGENLFFFHSTPTREQAALVFGEYVLSEAFQTEWAIATGYLPVNLRSRQSQDYQTFLAQQPAVQVFLDQTQYGRSRPIVPGYNRISDALGRAVESVLLNQNTPTAAIDTAQRRLDRVFGRAE